In Lodderomyces elongisporus chromosome 1, complete sequence, a genomic segment contains:
- the PZF1 gene encoding Strongly-conserved Zn-finger binding protein (TFIIIA): protein MNDSDTQSLTSVGSQSSTIRSKKYFCDYEGCSKAYNRPSLLEQHQRKHTGERPFPCSYPDCNKSFLRKSHLDAHVISHSREKPYHCSFCGKGVNTAQHLKRHEVTHTKSFKCTFDGCNESFYKHQSLRHHILSVHEKTLTCQQCDKTFTRPYKLAQHKLKHHGESPAYQCDQPGCFSNFKTWSALQFHMKQEHPKLKCPKCDKGCVGKKGLQSHMLSHDEASKAWQCKYCDVGKFSKKMDLVSHYNQFHDGNLPGDLAAIGEKISQKNFKIENNMSELNKLDNVTPSLLRDGKQMQNQKQGSSTNSNLDVDSDLDNFTKTEVRSELGQAHKSVTSLNTSLLNGKSIIKLIHDDLSKKLVCPKPKCGRAFSRDYDLQRHLKWHAENLQRIEQFLDGLPKEEESAPDQFEKLEPPTKKIKHNNNSYENSDDDHHEFDESDNAFDQLLEQELNGAVEEN from the coding sequence ATGAATGACTCAGATACACAATCATTAACATCCGTAGGCTCACAGAGCTCAACCATACGACTGAAGAAATACTTTTGTGATTACGAAGGTTGTTCAAAAGCATACAACAGACCATCCTTACTAGAACAACatcaaagaaaacataCTGGTGAGCGACCGTTCCCTTGTTCATACCCAGATTGCAACAAATCTTTTCTTCGAAAGTCACACTTGGATGCCCATGTGATTTCACATTCGCGTGAAAAGCCTTATCATTGCTCCTTTTGTGGCAAAGGTGTTAATACTGCACAACATTTGAAACGACACGAGGTTACGCATACAAAGTCGTTTAAATGCACATTTGATGGGTGTAATGAATCCTTCTACAAGCACCAGTCACTACGGCACCATATACTCTCGGTTCACGAAAAGACTTTAACCTGTCAACAGTGCGATAAGACATTCACGAGACCATATAAGCTTGCACAACACAAGTTGAAACACCACGGTGAATCTCCAGCATACCAATGCGACCAACCAGGATGCTTCTCGAACTTCAAAACATGGTCGGCTCTTCAGTTTCACATGAAGCAAGAACATCCAAAACTAAAATGTCCCAAATGTGACAAAGGTTGTGTTGGTAAGAAAGGTTTACAATCACATATGCTCAGCCACGATGAAGCCTCGAAAGCATGGCAGTGTAAATACTGCGACGTTGGCAAGTTCAGCAAAAAAATGGACTTGGTGCTGCACTATAATCAATTTCATGATGGTAATCTACCAGGCGACTTGGCGGCAATTGGCGAAAAAATCagtcaaaaaaattttaaaataGAGAACAACATGTCAGAGTTGAACAAACTTGACAATGTTACACCATCTTTGCTCCGAGATGGAAAACAAATGCAGAACCAGAAACAAGGATCACTGACAAATTCTAATTTGGATGTCGATTCAGATTTGGATAATTTTACTAAAACCGAAGTTAGATCAGAGCTTGGACAAGCTCATAAATCCGTCACCTCATTAAACACGTCGTTGCTCAACGGCAAGAGCATTATCAAGCTCATTCACGACgatctttcaaaaaaattggtaTGTCCAAAACCCAAATGCGGAAGGGCGTTTTCAAGAGACTATGATTTACAGCGACATTTAAAATGGCATGCAGAAAATCTTCAAAGAATAGAACAATTTTTAGATGGCTTACCCAAAGAAGAGGAGCTGGCTCCGGATCAATTCGAAAAGTTGGAACCTCCcacaaagaaaatcaagcacaataacaatagcTATGAGAATAGCGATGACGATCATCACGAATTTGATGAATCAGACAACGCATTTGATCAACTTCTAGAACAAGAGTTGAACGGTGcagttgaagaaaattga